The Cytobacillus oceanisediminis genomic interval CTGCTATTAATTTCAATGTTCTCCCCTCAAAAAGCACCTGGATTTTCCCATTATGTTCATGCAGGGTTTTTAATTCGTTAAAAAGATAGATGATGCTAAGCACCAGCATGAAAATACTTAATCCTATAGGAAAATATAAAGGCCCGTTTGGGTTTCCGAGATTTGCCTTTGGAATGGCGAAAGAGCTGATTAAAAAGACGCTGGCAATGATGATCATAAACAAAGGCATTCCTATTTTTACGGCTTTCATCCCAATCGCTCCTTTACTTTACTAATCCAGAATCATTGATTAGATCTTTATATAACTTCTCCTGTTCGTCAAAGAACGCTTTGGTTTCTTCACTATTTTGATAGAAATCATCCCAGTCATTGTTCTCAAGCAGTTTCTTCCATTCATCCGTTTTAACCATTTCCGTTAACTTCTCATCCCAATATTTGATTTCTTCTTCAGTCATATCAGGCGGACCCATTATTCCTCTCCAGTGAGGAAAGACCATGTCTATTCCTTCTTCCTGGAGTGTAGGCACATCTTCGAGCTCTTCCAATGTCTTATCAGAGGATACAGTCAAAATTCTAAGCTTTCCAGCCAAATGCTGATCCTTAACCTCTGATAACGATGTGGTTACAGCATCCACATGGTTCCCCATCAAAGCGGTAACCACATCTCCCCCGCCTCCATCATAAACAAGGAAATTCAAGTCTGTTGGTGTAATCCCTTTCATGTCTGCAACCTGTACAAAAGCCAAATGGTCATCATTCCCTAAGCCAGGGCCGACTCCTATTTTAATAGAATTTGGATCCTTCTTGATCTGTTCCATTAAGTCATTGATGGATTTATATGGAGAATTAACAGATACCGCAATGGCCTGCCATTCAGTGGCCAGAGTTGCTAAAGGAGTAAAGTCTTTGTGCGTCAGCTTGCTTTGTCCCAGTAAATTATTAGTCAGGAGCAAACTCGAATTTACTGCAAGGTTATGAGAGTCTTTGCTATGCAGGTAGTTCCAGCCGACCTCACCGCCGCCTCCCGGCTTATTAATGACATTTACATTGCTTTTGACAAGTTTGTTATCTTTTAAGATTTTCTGTACGGATCGGGCAGTCAAATCCCATCCGCCACCCGGAGATGCAGGGGCTACAATCTCAATGTTCTTCGAAGGGTAATCTGCACTGTTAGATGCTTTACCTGATGAACATGCCGCCAGCAATAATACAGATAATATTAATATTACAAGTTTTTTCATGGTATCCACTCCTTTTATGTTATTTATTCTGAATTTATAATAAATTCTAAACGTTGTAGTGTAAACGTTTTCAAAAAATTGTCCATATAAACCTTTATATGCATTTTGTCCTTTGTGTTCATATGTTCATTGGTTCACATATTTATAAAAAAGAAAAAGCCCTAATCATTCGGACCTTTCCTCATCCTTCTTTTATGTAATAATTCCGTTCCGGCCGTCCTACAATCCCATACTCCTGCTCCACATACGCTTTATTGGCACTTACCAAATATTCCAGATACCTTCTGGCCGTAGTCCTGGATGCGCCCATTTTTTCGCCAACTTTGTCAGCGGACATTCCTTTCATCTCTTTCTTTAGTATTTGGCTTACTTTGTTTAAGGTAAGGTAGTCAATTCCCGCAGGCAAATCAAGTTTATCTTCTTTCACCTTGCGGCTTCTAAATAACCGGTCAATGGCATCCTGATTCACTTCCGCTATTGAGTCCAGGATCTGCTTATCCTGCCTATATTTCTCGATTGTTCCGACAAAGGTCTCCATTGTTACCGGCTTAATCAAATAGTGATGGACGCCAAACTTCAGGGCTTTTTGCAAATATTCTTTTTCTCTGGCGGCTGATATCAAAATAACATCCAGTGCGGGGAACTTTTCACGGATTTCCAGCAGCAAGTCTGTTCCCAATTTATCCGGCATATATATGTCCAGCAGCAGCAAATCCACATGATGGACCTTTAATAAATTCATGGTTTCCCTGGCATTTAAGGCCTTCCCGATTAACTTCATGCCCTTAACCCTTGATAAAAATTCTTCATGGATTTGCGCAATCCGGAAATCATCCTCAGCAATTACAACATTGATTACCCCACTCAAATTCCCCCTTTATAAGAGATAATCATTTTGGCAAGTAGACAGTGAACACCGTACCATTTTCTTCATTACTGTCAAATTCAATCATTCCGCCTAATGATTCTGCTTCATCGTTAACATTCCCCAGACCATATCCTCTATGTTTTCCCTTAGAAGAGAAACCGGTTTGAAAAATAAATGGCTTATCCTCATCCTTAATCCCCTTGCCATTGTCATTGATTTCAAAAATTATGTCATTTCCGATATCTGTCACAAAAAAATGAACCATCTTTTCTTCTTTTTCCGCAACGGCATCAAATGCATTATTAATGAGATTTCCCAAAATAATGATTAGGGAAGATAGCTTAAATTTTTCCGGAAGGGATTCCAGCGAGCTTTCCGGATCAATAACAAAATTTATCTTCTTTTCCGACGCCTGCGCCATTTTCCCTAATAGAGTGGCCTGGACTTTTTCATCCTGTATTTTCGATAGCAATAGATCTTCCTCTATCGAATGGATATGGGCCTCATTTTTAATAAACTCAATCGCTTCTTCCTTCTTATTCAGCTGAAGAAGGCCGAGAATGGCATACAGCTTATTGGTGAATTCATGAGCTTGAGCTCTCAGGTCGTCGGAATACTGCCTAACCTCTGATAGAGCATCAATCATATGCTTGATCTCTGTCCGATCACGGAAGCTTCCGACCATCCCTTTCTTTTGTTCTTCTTCAATAATTGGCTCAGTGCTGACGATCATAATTTTATCTTTGTATTGTATTTCAACATTCATTTGTTTTTCATTGTTTGAAAGGATCTTTAACATTTCTGAGGAACCAATTACTTCAGTTAAGGGCCTCCCTTCTCCCTGTGTCTCAATATCCAGCATATGCTGTGCAGACGAGTTCATCATGGTGATAACTCCTTGTGCATCCACAGCAATGATTCCTTCCCGAACCGATTGCAGGATAGCATTTCTTTCTCTGAACAAAGCGGCAATTTCATATGGCTCCAGATTGAGGGTATCTTTGCGAATGCTGTTGGCCAAAAGGAAGCTTCCAAATATCCCAATGATTAAGATCAATACGGAAGCCTTTAGAATCTTTGCGATGTCATCCCAAATAGAAAGATATATCGCATCCATTTCATATAAAATAACGACTGTACCCTCGACTTTTTTATATGGTCCATAGTCCACCATAACTGGGGCAATCGCTTTAAGCACCTTTCTGCCGTTTTCCGTTGTTTGGAGTACGTAATAGCTCCCATAAGTAAGCGCTTTATCGATATTGTCATTATTCAGCATTTTATATAAACCCTGTTCATCTGTTGAAGCAACCAGCCTTCCATCACGGCCCTGAAAAAATACAGTC includes:
- a CDS encoding tripartite tricarboxylate transporter TctB family protein, with amino-acid sequence MKAVKIGMPLFMIIIASVFLISSFAIPKANLGNPNGPLYFPIGLSIFMLVLSIIYLFNELKTLHEHNGKIQVLFEGRTLKLIAVTIALGVIYAFIFEPFGFLISTIIFLGCLLFYVNGWKKWKVNIIVTVSFSFITWYGFSELLGVSLP
- a CDS encoding tripartite tricarboxylate transporter substrate binding protein; the protein is MKKLVILILSVLLLAACSSGKASNSADYPSKNIEIVAPASPGGGWDLTARSVQKILKDNKLVKSNVNVINKPGGGGEVGWNYLHSKDSHNLAVNSSLLLTNNLLGQSKLTHKDFTPLATLATEWQAIAVSVNSPYKSINDLMEQIKKDPNSIKIGVGPGLGNDDHLAFVQVADMKGITPTDLNFLVYDGGGGDVVTALMGNHVDAVTTSLSEVKDQHLAGKLRILTVSSDKTLEELEDVPTLQEEGIDMVFPHWRGIMGPPDMTEEEIKYWDEKLTEMVKTDEWKKLLENNDWDDFYQNSEETKAFFDEQEKLYKDLINDSGLVK
- a CDS encoding response regulator — translated: MSGVINVVIAEDDFRIAQIHEEFLSRVKGMKLIGKALNARETMNLLKVHHVDLLLLDIYMPDKLGTDLLLEIREKFPALDVILISAAREKEYLQKALKFGVHHYLIKPVTMETFVGTIEKYRQDKQILDSIAEVNQDAIDRLFRSRKVKEDKLDLPAGIDYLTLNKVSQILKKEMKGMSADKVGEKMGASRTTARRYLEYLVSANKAYVEQEYGIVGRPERNYYIKEG
- a CDS encoding sensor histidine kinase, coding for MKKFLKVSLKVKILGLVLMLIIFIITSLSGLFIYMKQADDVVKAKEISLETAKTLSYMPALQDFFRHGGEHENINILMDQIKYQSKPMTVFFQGRDGRLVASTDEQGLYKMLNNDNIDKALTYGSYYVLQTTENGRKVLKAIAPVMVDYGPYKKVEGTVVILYEMDAIYLSIWDDIAKILKASVLILIIGIFGSFLLANSIRKDTLNLEPYEIAALFRERNAILQSVREGIIAVDAQGVITMMNSSAQHMLDIETQGEGRPLTEVIGSSEMLKILSNNEKQMNVEIQYKDKIMIVSTEPIIEEEQKKGMVGSFRDRTEIKHMIDALSEVRQYSDDLRAQAHEFTNKLYAILGLLQLNKKEEAIEFIKNEAHIHSIEEDLLLSKIQDEKVQATLLGKMAQASEKKINFVIDPESSLESLPEKFKLSSLIIILGNLINNAFDAVAEKEEKMVHFFVTDIGNDIIFEINDNGKGIKDEDKPFIFQTGFSSKGKHRGYGLGNVNDEAESLGGMIEFDSNEENGTVFTVYLPK